CATATCAACTCCACATCATTAATGACAACGTCATGTCAATTAAATTGACGGAggatcaaaaaaaaatttgttgactTTATTAATGGAGGGATAAAAAAACCAGTTTTAAAAatagagggactaaaatttaaagagtcttgttaacgagtgccccctgggcactctttaaacattcaaaaattagtaattattttttaaaaagttaaatgtttcgatttccaatgcattgattacacacTTTTTCGTAAATACATACTATTTATAGTCCTTAGAGAGTGCACCGGgcacacttgttaacatttcccaaatttaaataatatgagAGGagcaaaattgcatttaagccaatAAAATACAATGTCTAACAAAATTGTTTGCATTGTTGTTGTTGGCGTGCCTTATATAGGTGTTCAAGGTTGGATTCAGAAAAATGCTACACTATTTGCTACCATGTTGCGACGTTTCACACTGATGTTGAATGGGATGTAAGTCGGAGTGTGATAAAATGCACAGGTTGAAAGGTAAGTTTCACGTTATCAATTTTATCATGTCTCCTTACGAAATTTGTAGAGAGCACACGCATTAATCTCATTTTCTTCTAGCATCACTTTGTTGGTTGCATTTAAGGTGGGAAAGTACTAAAGTTTCCCACCATGTAGGTCCGGCTCTAAGGATACGCTGGGGGTTGCGGCGGACTAGGGTCCATGCCCGTAAGTAGCCAAAAATTTGTTTATAGGGGTTGTATATATCAATACACTTTTCAAGGGCGTATATATAGCAAACATTGCAAAGAGGGACCAACCCTTTATAAGACTTCAACCCAGTAGCCCTTCACCCTTTGTATTTTACAACTCAGCAACATTTCATTTTCACACCTCCATCCCAGATCTTTCAAGGTGTCAGCATAGCTAAGATTTGAAAACATTGTATTATGGTATTAATGTCTTAGGGTGACAACAAAGCTGAGATGCCAGCTGACATAATTAATATATGTCTCATTTATcatttatcaaaaacaaaaaaaggggaccattttctcaaatttggtctaagtaaaataaaatgttaggaACGATGCTGCCACCATGGCTAggttcttatttaatttttttttttttgaaggatggcTAAGTTGGTTTTTAACTAATAGATCAAATAAGGAACATGATTTTATCCTAGATaatgaaaacttaatttttttttttttctttctatatctTCCACTTCCAATATCTCTCCTCCATGCCCcactcaccaccaccaccaacatcaaTCCCATTTTTCTACTTAATTGGCATAGTGGGGCACGTAGGAATTCAAAATTGGGTTTcaaaataccttttttttttttttttttttatcatcaatttctaatatctttttttataaaagaaattcaaaacaCCCCATTTTTCCACAACGAAAATAATGGAGTGACAACGAAAATAATTCACTTTCTTTCACTCACACAAATTAAAGTTGTTGCGCCTTTAGTGgttttaactattatttttttcggtcactattaaaaacaaaaagttatattttaagGCCCCGTTTGGTTTGAGCTTATTTTgaacttatgaaaaatagcttatataaatagataagcttttattttaatctataagTTCTGActaatgaaaattgtattttgataacccattttttcataaactaccttaaaaacttataaataatacataaaaatgtatttatttgcataaactgttttatataagctctaaaataagctaatccaaacgaGCCCTAAATTCATTCAATGAATGACATATAATGTgtataataaagatcatatacatcattaattgaatgaatttaaaatatatatttttcttataatattaaaaaggaGAAAAGTTAGGTAGAATTCCTTAGATTCTTTTCGTATGACTCTTGAttaaattcaccatgatttccttaaatccataattttcttaaagtttgttatataaaaaaaaaaaaaaattaattaagaaccatacgaaaagcacctaagaaattgtacctaagttttttCCTATTAAAAATTATCGCAACAAGACAGGATATATAAGTGATTAAGAACAACACGGTGAATAGGCCTCTAATTTTCATGTTAATCACGGTGAACACTTAATTTATATCTTATGACCACAtaacttaaaattaatttgaaaaatatgttaatcACTGTGCCGCCTATCCTTTTTTTGACAGGGCTGTGCCGCTTatctaacaatatataaatggaATAAGggattaaatatatatttattttactcTACAAGCTGGCTCTAGTTTTCTCTCTttaggtttttttcttttagattttCCATCGAGGGTGGTTTTGGTTCAattcttgacctgaaatcacccatcttcatctttttctctatatttcaatctaaataagtgattttcagatagatctagggtttttctttgtgatttcatcatctaagtatggtggtttgttgttcgtcgtcatGTGCGGCActgtttgatttcccgtcttcttGCGGTGTTCATCTGATTCATTTTGAAGatcaattattcaatcaaaaatttgagcgtcaacgttgcagatccggaagccatggatattccggtcactttaattttatcatatatttttgtagacattatgccgttatatgctattaacttggatgttgtgagtatattcgcagattcatccttcacgtttttagcggtgttgaatgatgtaatctctcgatttgaatgaatgaatatcattttgtttttgtaaaaaaaaaatggaataagGGATTTTTCGGGGCtgaattttcattatttcagTTGTATTGTcgaataaatttgtttttaaaaacgctatattgtttgtgttattgaaaaaaataatttttttttatcatatttgttatattgttgataaaTGATGAACATAGTTGTCGTcttgagcttaactcagttgatagggacaatgtataaaatatgcaaggtctggggttcgaaccctgaccaccacaaaaaaaatgatgaacataatttgttactatttaaaagttaaaaacatctataagtataatttaactaaaattaaaatttcataaaaataatatttataatttatacacGTGAATATAAAATAGCCGACAAACgcaaatattaattaactatatttaaaaaataaaattaaaataagattcCTTTACGGTGTACAATATTGTTCCTATCGTAGCGAGGATAATTTATATTCTAAAGggatttaacaattttttatttaataatattataaaataaggtttaaatatgttttttttccttctagaATCTCACATATATAATTACCTGAAGAGATGTTCACATTTACCGAGACATGCTCACATTTAGTATTTTACTTAATCTCAAATATGATTACCTTAAGTTGAGAGAATTCtgtgagaaacaaaaaaaaaaatactagtatatatattataaatttaattactatattttatcaatattttaattgaCGTGACAACACAtcgataaatatatatttaaaataattatacattagCCATGTatagtaattaaatttttactttaaacaataattcaaacaaatttaGTGGATGTTACAATAGCATGTAATTGGATTGTAAAGTAAATAAATCAACCAAAATTAAAGGTGCATCTTATTATTAACCAGAAAACTACAAAAGCAAGATGAAAATTGGCAAAGATGTTGGAAGTTTGGGTTAGATAGAGACATCgaatcaaaatcataaaatgtAATTGGTCCAAACCATATCACCTTATCCATATACCTAAACTCACACCACACATTCAAATGCTAAAAATCCATACAAACTTTTGTATACtaatattattcatttttcatcattcactCTCACTCACACAAATAAgcatcattcttcttcttcttcttcaacattcatcaacaacatggcAATGGCAACTCAAGCCTCTCTCTTCACTCCACCTCTTTCAAGCCCTAAACCATGGAAACAACCATCAACTTTATCCTTCATCTCTCTCAAACCCATCAAGttcacaacaaaaacaacaaaaatctcaGCTGCAGATGAGAAAACAGAAGCAGCATCAGttacaacaaaagaagaagctCCTGCTGCACCAGTTGGTTTTACTCCACCTGAACTAGACCCAAACACACCTTCACCAATCTTTGGAGGAAGCACTGGTGGATTGTTACGTAAGGCACAAGTTGAAGAATTCTATGTGATCACATGGGAGTCACCTAAGGAACAAATCTTTGAGATGCCAACTGGTGGTGCAGCCATAATGAGAGAAGGTCCTAACCTTCTTAAGTTAGCAAGGAAAGAACAGTGTTTGGCTTTAGGAAATAGATTAAGGTCTAAGTACAAGATTAAGTATCAGTTTTACAGGGTTTTTCCTAATGGTGAGGTTCAATATTTGCATCCTAAGGATGGTGTGTACCCTGAGAAGGTTAACCCTGGTCGTCAAGGGGTTGGTCAGAATTTCAGGTCTATTGGGAAGAATGTTAGCCCAATTGAGGTTAAATTTACTGGTAAGCAACCTTTTGATGTGTAAGGATTGATAATGCTTGCTTAATTGGGTATGTAATGCATGTACTTATATTATCACATTTATTTATGTGACAAATGCTAAACAATTTACATGTA
Above is a genomic segment from Medicago truncatula cultivar Jemalong A17 chromosome 5, MtrunA17r5.0-ANR, whole genome shotgun sequence containing:
- the LOC11438662 gene encoding photosystem I reaction center subunit II, chloroplastic is translated as MAMATQASLFTPPLSSPKPWKQPSTLSFISLKPIKFTTKTTKISAADEKTEAASVTTKEEAPAAPVGFTPPELDPNTPSPIFGGSTGGLLRKAQVEEFYVITWESPKEQIFEMPTGGAAIMREGPNLLKLARKEQCLALGNRLRSKYKIKYQFYRVFPNGEVQYLHPKDGVYPEKVNPGRQGVGQNFRSIGKNVSPIEVKFTGKQPFDV